The following are from one region of the Halosolutus amylolyticus genome:
- a CDS encoding FAD-binding oxidoreductase, producing the protein MTHDCSFLEDLDLGDDQVSFAEGRRDAHAADWGAEQQDRGVVPDAVVYPESTADVAAVLAAATDREVPVTPYAAGTGLEGNAVPAHGGISLDLTRMDEVVDYRPEDFQIDVGPGIIGADVEEYVAEDGLFFPPLPSSGDISTIGGMIATDASGMKTVRYGEIADWVLGLEAVLADGTVIETGSRAIKTSSGYNLTDLLVGSEGTLAVVTRATLQLAGRPQQIRGGRAIFETLDDAAEAVFDAVRTDVDVARIELVDGVSARMANAYLGTDLPDAPMVFLEFHANHGIEEEIDLCRAIFEDHDVARFELSDDDAEMESLWRARRELAYAVASYDPDLEPLHPGDVTVPISAYPEIVHETKRLAEVYDLLAPCFGHAGDGNLHYSVLVDPDDEAMVDRGERLYREIVERAIDLGGTATGEHGIGHGKREYLEAEHGTGAVETMRRLKHALDPTDTLNPEKIFPETIDGGRIRRPEADE; encoded by the coding sequence ATGACACACGACTGTTCGTTCCTCGAGGATCTCGACCTCGGAGACGACCAGGTCTCGTTCGCGGAGGGGCGAAGGGACGCGCACGCGGCCGACTGGGGAGCCGAGCAACAGGACCGGGGCGTCGTCCCCGACGCCGTCGTCTACCCCGAATCCACGGCCGACGTGGCGGCGGTCCTCGCGGCGGCGACCGATCGAGAGGTCCCGGTCACGCCCTACGCCGCGGGGACGGGACTGGAGGGCAACGCCGTCCCGGCCCACGGCGGGATCAGTCTCGACCTCACCCGGATGGACGAGGTCGTCGACTACCGGCCCGAGGACTTCCAGATCGACGTCGGCCCGGGGATCATCGGCGCGGACGTCGAGGAGTACGTCGCCGAGGACGGCCTCTTCTTCCCGCCGCTGCCGTCGTCGGGCGACATCTCGACGATCGGCGGGATGATCGCGACCGACGCCAGCGGGATGAAGACCGTCAGGTACGGCGAGATCGCCGACTGGGTGCTCGGCCTCGAGGCGGTGCTGGCGGACGGGACGGTGATCGAGACGGGATCGCGGGCGATCAAGACCTCGAGCGGCTACAACCTGACCGACCTCCTCGTCGGGAGCGAGGGGACGCTGGCGGTCGTGACGCGGGCGACGCTCCAACTCGCTGGCCGGCCCCAGCAGATCCGCGGCGGCCGGGCCATCTTCGAGACGCTTGACGACGCGGCCGAAGCCGTCTTCGACGCGGTCCGGACGGACGTCGACGTGGCCCGGATCGAACTCGTCGACGGGGTGAGCGCGCGGATGGCGAACGCGTACCTCGGAACCGATCTGCCCGACGCACCGATGGTCTTCCTCGAGTTCCACGCCAACCACGGGATCGAAGAGGAGATAGACCTCTGTCGGGCCATCTTCGAGGATCACGACGTCGCCCGCTTCGAGCTGAGCGACGACGACGCCGAGATGGAATCGCTCTGGCGGGCCCGGCGGGAACTGGCCTACGCCGTCGCGTCGTACGATCCCGACCTCGAACCGCTCCACCCCGGCGACGTCACGGTCCCGATCAGCGCCTACCCCGAGATCGTCCACGAGACCAAACGGCTCGCCGAGGTGTACGACCTGCTCGCGCCCTGCTTCGGCCACGCGGGCGACGGCAACCTCCACTACAGCGTGCTCGTCGATCCGGACGACGAGGCGATGGTCGACCGCGGCGAGCGACTGTACCGCGAGATCGTCGAGCGAGCGATCGACCTCGGCGGGACGGCGACCGGCGAACACGGCATCGGCCACGGAAAACGCGAGTATCTCGAGGCCGAACACGGGACCGGGGCGGTCGAGACGATGCGCCGGCTCAAGCACGCGCTCGATCCGACGGACACGCTCAACCCGGAGAAAATCTTCCCGGAAACGATCGACGGCGGACGGATTCGACGACCAGAAGCCGACGAGTGA
- a CDS encoding thiamine pyrophosphate-binding protein has protein sequence MTDSYTGADLFVDALESYGVDYLFGNPGTTELPVVDAIGDSDVEYVLGLHEDVAVGMAAGYAQTRRYHSHHDESIAPVGVANLHIAPGLAHGLGNLYAAKIAGAPLVVTAGNHSTDFRHEEPILSGDLVDMAEGFCKWSDEVLDVAALPTMLRRAFRVAMTPPTGPVFLGLPLDVMLAETDADPERLGAIPNAGSGDPAQLDRAADLLAEADTPVLVVGDGVARSGEDAVAAAVELAESTGARVHGEILACEVDYPTDHDQWVSYIPPDEDLASMLMDSDTLAFVGCSTNTTLTRHEEALVDPDTTCIHVGDDAWQIGKNQPADAAIVGDPGLAMQGLIERVDERLSDEVVSERLEHVAAIKEMVEARMQQMGEDEDPDDPRASKAQLVDAMERVAGDAYIVDEGVTSKYAMLTRWDLAPEQYISNKGGGLGYGLPASIGAAVAEGQRDDPRDVIGFVGDGSYLYYPHAIYSAARYDLDLTVVIPDNRNYRILKDNTLDILGGEEDDYEFVGMDFEPPVDIVQNAESHGARAELVETPDGIESALEDALATDGPNVLDVLVHD, from the coding sequence ATGACAGACAGCTACACTGGTGCCGACCTCTTCGTCGACGCGCTGGAATCCTACGGCGTCGACTACCTCTTCGGGAACCCTGGAACGACCGAACTTCCGGTCGTGGACGCGATCGGGGACAGCGACGTCGAGTACGTGCTCGGCCTCCACGAGGACGTCGCGGTTGGGATGGCCGCGGGGTACGCCCAGACTCGCCGGTACCACTCCCACCACGACGAGTCGATCGCCCCGGTCGGCGTCGCGAACCTCCACATCGCACCCGGCCTCGCACACGGGCTCGGGAACCTCTACGCCGCGAAGATCGCCGGCGCGCCGCTGGTCGTCACCGCGGGGAACCACAGCACCGACTTTCGCCACGAGGAGCCGATCCTGAGCGGGGATCTCGTCGACATGGCCGAGGGGTTCTGCAAGTGGTCCGACGAGGTGCTGGACGTTGCCGCGCTGCCGACGATGCTCCGGCGGGCGTTCCGGGTCGCGATGACGCCGCCGACCGGCCCCGTCTTCCTCGGCCTGCCGCTGGACGTCATGCTGGCCGAAACCGACGCCGATCCGGAACGACTCGGCGCGATTCCGAACGCCGGGAGCGGCGATCCGGCACAGCTCGATCGGGCCGCGGACCTGCTCGCCGAGGCCGACACTCCAGTCCTGGTCGTCGGCGACGGCGTGGCCCGATCGGGCGAGGACGCGGTCGCGGCGGCGGTCGAACTCGCCGAGTCGACCGGGGCTCGCGTCCACGGCGAGATCCTGGCCTGCGAGGTCGATTATCCGACGGACCACGACCAGTGGGTGTCCTACATCCCGCCGGACGAGGACCTCGCCTCGATGCTAATGGACAGCGACACGCTCGCCTTCGTGGGCTGTTCGACCAACACGACGCTGACCCGCCACGAGGAGGCGCTGGTCGATCCCGACACGACCTGCATCCACGTCGGCGACGACGCCTGGCAGATCGGCAAGAACCAGCCCGCGGACGCGGCGATCGTCGGCGACCCCGGCCTCGCCATGCAGGGGCTGATCGAGCGCGTCGACGAACGGCTCTCGGACGAGGTGGTCTCCGAGCGACTCGAGCACGTCGCCGCGATCAAGGAGATGGTCGAGGCGAGGATGCAACAGATGGGCGAGGACGAGGATCCGGACGATCCCCGGGCCTCGAAGGCCCAGCTGGTCGACGCGATGGAACGGGTCGCCGGCGACGCCTACATCGTCGACGAGGGGGTCACCTCGAAGTACGCCATGTTGACCCGGTGGGACCTCGCCCCGGAACAGTACATCTCGAACAAGGGCGGCGGACTCGGCTACGGCCTCCCCGCGTCGATCGGGGCGGCCGTCGCGGAGGGCCAGCGCGACGATCCCCGCGACGTGATCGGTTTCGTCGGCGACGGCTCGTACCTCTACTACCCCCACGCGATCTACAGCGCGGCCCGCTACGACCTCGATCTCACGGTCGTCATCCCGGACAACCGTAATTACCGGATCCTGAAAGACAACACGCTCGACATCCTCGGCGGCGAAGAGGACGACTACGAGTTCGTCGGGATGGACTTCGAGCCGCCGGTCGACATCGTGCAAAACGCCGAGAGCCACGGTGCACGCGCGGAACTCGTCGAGACGCCCGACGGGATCGAGAGCGCACTCGAGGACGCGCTCGCGACAGACGGCCCGAACGTGCTCGACGTGCTGGTCCACGACTGA
- a CDS encoding GNAT family N-acetyltransferase, translated as MEFSESLEFGHADRKGIYEYVERHGAVDPDEVQSHLGIDPSGFRHHVAILKRDGRLDERDGKLRVTIDAGAEEEYVSETLEFHIRPARQEDLSGIVGAIRQVAEERTYIEAESVADEIDHEETLLRHNELESRMFFVATVDDEVVGWVHLHAPELEKLAHTAELTVGVLEGYRGHGIGSHLLARGLEWAGSNGFEKVYQSVPSTNEEAIEFLEEHDWETEAVREDHYKLDGRYVDEVMMAVDL; from the coding sequence ATGGAATTCAGCGAATCGCTCGAGTTCGGCCACGCGGACCGCAAGGGCATCTACGAGTACGTCGAGCGCCACGGCGCCGTCGATCCCGACGAGGTGCAGTCCCACCTCGGGATCGATCCCAGCGGCTTCCGTCACCACGTGGCGATCCTCAAGCGCGACGGTCGTCTCGACGAGCGCGACGGCAAACTCCGCGTGACGATCGACGCGGGGGCCGAAGAGGAGTACGTCTCGGAGACCCTCGAGTTCCACATCCGGCCGGCGAGACAGGAGGACCTCTCGGGGATCGTCGGTGCGATCCGGCAAGTCGCCGAGGAGCGGACCTACATCGAGGCCGAGAGCGTGGCGGACGAGATCGACCACGAGGAGACCCTGCTCCGGCACAACGAACTCGAGTCGCGGATGTTCTTCGTGGCCACCGTCGACGACGAGGTCGTCGGCTGGGTGCACCTCCACGCGCCGGAACTCGAGAAACTCGCCCACACCGCCGAACTCACCGTCGGCGTGCTCGAGGGGTATCGCGGTCACGGCATCGGCTCGCACCTCCTCGCGCGGGGACTGGAGTGGGCCGGGTCGAACGGCTTCGAGAAGGTCTACCAGAGCGTCCCCTCGACCAACGAGGAGGCCATCGAGTTCCTCGAGGAACACGACTGGGAGACCGAGGCCGTCCGCGAGGACCACTACAAACTCGATGGCCGGTACGTCGACGAAGTGATGATGGCCGTCGACCTGTGA
- a CDS encoding UbiA family prenyltransferase: MSIARHGTDSRATGRAFLSQVHPVFMLPPLAASLFGAILASEFDPVVATVHVLAMFAAVYTAHVKDGYVDFHVRGEDDDHPLTERGCRIGLALSTTVFALCCVLLFVLVDRVAVAITVPTWLIAFHHAPQLDTNPVTATTGYPLGIALSLVGGFYVQAATLAAVPIGFALVFLVLLSGIKVIDDAQDYAYDRSIHKRTVAVAVGPDRAYDVAYGLMATALLIVVGFAVARIFPPTAVLAALAFAAVATVARRADPELATMLLIRGSYVFLAVLVAAVWFEPLAAIG; encoded by the coding sequence ATGTCCATCGCGAGACACGGGACCGACTCCAGGGCGACGGGACGGGCGTTCCTGTCGCAGGTCCATCCCGTCTTCATGCTCCCGCCGCTGGCCGCGTCGCTGTTCGGCGCGATTCTCGCGTCCGAATTCGATCCGGTCGTCGCGACAGTACACGTCCTCGCGATGTTCGCCGCCGTCTACACCGCCCACGTCAAGGACGGCTACGTCGACTTCCACGTCCGCGGCGAGGACGACGACCACCCGCTGACCGAACGGGGCTGTCGCATCGGCCTCGCGCTCTCGACGACGGTGTTCGCGCTGTGCTGTGTCCTCCTGTTCGTTCTCGTGGACCGGGTGGCCGTCGCGATCACGGTGCCGACGTGGCTGATCGCGTTCCACCACGCGCCGCAACTCGACACGAACCCCGTCACGGCGACGACCGGCTATCCGCTCGGGATCGCCCTCTCGCTGGTCGGCGGCTTCTACGTCCAGGCGGCGACCCTCGCCGCGGTCCCGATCGGCTTCGCGCTCGTCTTTCTCGTGCTCCTCTCCGGGATCAAGGTCATCGACGACGCGCAGGATTACGCCTACGATCGATCGATCCACAAACGCACCGTCGCCGTCGCCGTCGGCCCGGACCGTGCCTACGACGTGGCCTACGGGCTGATGGCCACCGCGTTGCTGATCGTCGTCGGCTTCGCCGTCGCACGGATCTTCCCGCCGACGGCGGTGCTCGCGGCGCTCGCGTTCGCCGCGGTCGCGACCGTCGCCCGGCGGGCCGACCCGGAACTCGCGACGATGTTGCTCATCCGCGGGTCGTACGTCTTCCTGGCCGTCCTCGTCGCGGCCGTCTGGTTCGAACCGCTGGCGGCGATCGGGTGA
- a CDS encoding redox-regulated ATPase YchF: MLSIALAGKPNAGKSTFYTAATMAEVDVANYPFTTIDANRGVSYVRTECPCLDREERCNADNCEDGKRYVPIELLDVAGLVPGAHEGKGLGNQFLDELTNADVIVNVIDASGGTNEKGEPVDVGEHDPLEDIDFVEEEMDLWLAGIVERNWEAVERKSRSPDFDIDDALADMLSGFGASPKQIATVLRELDYPEDPIQWEDEHREELARLVRERTKPIVVAANKIDVAPEENVEKLLDLDKPVIPTTAEGELALRRAADNGLVDYDPGDETIEIGDGVSDAQREALEGLAETMAAYDGTGVQGALNHAVYDLLDHLTAYPVEDASKWSDGSGNVLPDAHLLPQGSTPVDLAYAVHSDIGDGYLHAVDARSNREVSDSYELEEGDVIKIVSTN; this comes from the coding sequence ATGCTTTCGATCGCGCTTGCCGGGAAGCCAAACGCCGGCAAGTCCACGTTCTACACGGCGGCGACGATGGCCGAGGTGGACGTCGCCAACTACCCCTTTACGACGATCGACGCCAACCGGGGGGTGAGCTACGTCCGGACCGAGTGTCCCTGTCTCGACCGCGAGGAGCGGTGCAACGCCGACAACTGCGAGGACGGCAAACGATACGTTCCGATCGAACTCCTGGACGTGGCGGGGCTGGTTCCGGGGGCCCACGAGGGGAAAGGGCTCGGAAACCAGTTCCTCGACGAACTCACGAACGCGGACGTGATCGTCAACGTGATCGACGCCTCCGGCGGGACCAACGAGAAGGGCGAACCGGTCGACGTCGGGGAGCACGACCCGCTCGAGGACATCGACTTCGTCGAGGAGGAGATGGACCTCTGGCTGGCCGGCATCGTCGAGCGCAACTGGGAGGCAGTCGAGCGCAAGTCCCGATCGCCCGATTTCGACATCGACGACGCGCTCGCGGACATGCTCTCGGGTTTCGGCGCGTCGCCGAAGCAGATCGCGACCGTCCTGCGCGAACTCGACTATCCCGAGGACCCCATCCAGTGGGAGGACGAGCACCGCGAAGAACTCGCGCGACTGGTCCGCGAGCGAACCAAGCCGATCGTCGTCGCGGCGAACAAGATCGACGTCGCGCCCGAGGAGAACGTCGAGAAACTGCTCGACCTCGACAAACCCGTGATTCCCACCACCGCTGAGGGCGAACTCGCGCTTCGCCGCGCCGCGGACAACGGTCTCGTCGACTACGACCCCGGCGACGAGACGATCGAGATCGGCGACGGCGTCAGCGACGCCCAGCGCGAGGCCCTCGAGGGGCTGGCCGAGACGATGGCCGCGTACGACGGCACCGGCGTCCAGGGTGCGCTGAATCACGCGGTCTACGACCTGCTCGATCACCTCACGGCTTACCCCGTCGAGGACGCCTCGAAGTGGTCCGACGGCAGCGGCAACGTTCTGCCGGACGCCCATCTACTCCCACAGGGATCGACGCCAGTCGACCTCGCCTACGCGGTCCACTCGGATATCGGCGACGGCTACCTCCACGCGGTCGACGCCCGATCGAACCGGGAGGTCAGCGACAGCTACGAACTCGAGGAGGGCGACGTGATCAAGATCGTAAGTACGAACTGA
- a CDS encoding HalOD1 output domain-containing protein → METSRGDGPSGVGSTVQSHYDWSTTRPSHAIVDAVATVEDTTPIDLAHERGIALYDHVDPEALDAIVGGDRDSTVSVTFDIDHVQVTIETSGRLVVDVDTE, encoded by the coding sequence ATGGAAACGTCCCGAGGTGACGGACCGTCCGGCGTCGGTAGTACGGTTCAATCGCACTACGACTGGTCGACGACGCGACCGAGCCACGCCATCGTCGACGCCGTCGCTACCGTCGAAGACACGACTCCGATCGATCTCGCTCACGAACGGGGAATCGCGCTGTACGATCACGTTGACCCGGAGGCGCTCGACGCGATCGTCGGCGGCGACCGGGACAGCACCGTTTCGGTCACGTTCGATATCGATCACGTCCAGGTCACGATCGAGACGAGCGGACGGCTCGTCGTGGACGTCGATACCGAGTGA
- a CDS encoding GNAT family N-acetyltransferase has product MTGSTFIDCDRLDLRPAQEDDIEFLREGVNHPQVRRYISSFRTPYTDERYRDELWPMEHDEDTVSLLAVPNKGEFEDEPVGSVSLSPVLYTDGYANFAVWFHPKAWGNGYALEASAHLIEYGFRDLRLHRLSATAMAPNEASRTLLERLGFVHEGTARETQFANGTYVDVERYGLLIDEWTGPKEVLER; this is encoded by the coding sequence ATGACAGGATCGACGTTTATCGACTGCGACCGCCTCGATCTCAGACCAGCCCAGGAGGACGATATCGAGTTCCTCCGAGAGGGTGTGAATCACCCACAGGTACGCCGGTATATTAGCTCGTTCAGGACTCCGTACACCGACGAACGCTACCGGGACGAGCTGTGGCCGATGGAACACGACGAGGACACTGTCTCTTTGCTCGCCGTTCCGAACAAAGGCGAATTCGAGGACGAGCCAGTTGGGTCCGTCTCCCTATCCCCCGTGCTGTACACGGACGGGTACGCGAACTTCGCCGTCTGGTTTCATCCGAAAGCGTGGGGGAACGGATACGCTCTCGAAGCGAGCGCACATCTGATCGAGTACGGGTTCCGAGACCTCCGGTTACACCGTCTCTCGGCGACGGCGATGGCCCCAAACGAGGCCTCCAGGACGCTCTTGGAGCGGCTCGGATTCGTTCACGAGGGAACTGCTCGTGAAACGCAGTTCGCGAACGGAACGTACGTCGACGTCGAACGGTACGGTCTGCTGATCGACGAGTGGACCGGTCCGAAAGAGGTGCTCGAAAGGTAG
- a CDS encoding histidine kinase N-terminal 7TM domain-containing protein, producing the protein MGWPVTPYSLVFLCSFVVAVGTATIAWRTRPAPGAAALTAFMGSVAGWLGTHALEIEAASLAWKVSWANVQWLFAAVIPTLFLVFAVQYTGKNDWLTRRRLGLLAIEPLVMIGLVVTNDRANVLWGPTYERTLPFGWTGDPVTVATADPKIGTFVHLGYATLCLLAASILLIDLLVRNERLYRWQGAAVLVSVAVPWGTAVLSASSLEIVGITPLGFTITGLAITFGLYRYRLLELAPIARSAVVETLDDGVLVVDDDRRIVDANPVANDLFGGSDDTLVGDSIGDLVPSDVDSLLESTAMQDRDGDAEAVPDAARFSLDGESGRRYYELSTSTIDDGHGRPIGWTIVVHDVTERERRARELERTNHKLDEFASVVSHDLRNPLTVSRGYLDMLEEEYDPEYVEIIDESHDRMEQLIDDVLALARQGHGALDPGPVSLASVARDAWATVETADATRSVVDDPTIEADRTALQQLLENLFRNAIEHGSSNGSAGAVTVHVGRSEDGVYVADSGTGFDASVDRDRLFESGYSTGTEGTGLGLAIAAEIAEGHGWSIRATESESGGARFDLDGVTVLDRSGTGEDEDAGPIETDRVSGPAA; encoded by the coding sequence ATGGGATGGCCGGTGACCCCGTACAGCCTCGTCTTCCTCTGTTCGTTCGTCGTCGCTGTCGGCACCGCCACGATCGCCTGGCGAACGCGTCCGGCGCCGGGTGCGGCCGCCCTGACGGCGTTCATGGGGAGCGTCGCCGGCTGGCTCGGCACGCACGCACTCGAGATCGAAGCGGCGTCGCTCGCGTGGAAGGTGTCCTGGGCCAACGTGCAGTGGCTGTTCGCCGCCGTCATCCCGACGCTCTTTCTCGTCTTCGCCGTCCAGTACACCGGGAAGAACGACTGGCTCACCCGGCGTCGGCTGGGTCTGCTCGCGATCGAACCGCTCGTGATGATCGGCCTGGTCGTGACCAACGATCGGGCGAACGTCCTGTGGGGGCCGACCTACGAGCGGACGCTCCCGTTCGGCTGGACGGGCGATCCCGTAACGGTCGCGACCGCGGACCCGAAGATCGGGACGTTCGTCCACCTCGGCTACGCCACGCTCTGTCTCCTTGCCGCCTCGATACTGCTGATCGACCTGCTCGTCCGCAACGAGCGTCTCTACCGGTGGCAGGGCGCGGCCGTCCTCGTCTCGGTGGCGGTCCCGTGGGGAACCGCCGTCCTCTCCGCGTCGTCGCTCGAGATCGTCGGGATCACGCCGCTGGGGTTTACGATCACCGGCCTCGCGATCACGTTCGGCCTCTACCGGTACCGGCTGCTCGAACTCGCGCCGATCGCCCGCTCGGCCGTCGTTGAAACGCTCGACGACGGCGTGCTCGTCGTCGACGACGACCGCCGCATCGTCGACGCCAACCCGGTCGCGAACGACCTCTTCGGTGGGAGTGATGACACTCTCGTCGGCGATTCGATCGGGGACCTCGTCCCGAGCGACGTCGACTCCCTGCTGGAGTCCACGGCGATGCAGGACCGCGACGGCGACGCGGAGGCCGTCCCGGACGCGGCCAGGTTCTCGCTGGACGGGGAGTCGGGCCGGCGCTACTACGAACTCTCGACGTCGACGATCGACGACGGCCACGGGCGACCGATCGGCTGGACGATCGTCGTCCACGACGTGACCGAGCGGGAACGGCGGGCGAGGGAACTCGAACGAACGAATCACAAGCTCGACGAGTTCGCGAGCGTCGTCAGCCACGACCTGCGAAACCCGCTGACGGTCTCGCGAGGGTACCTCGACATGCTCGAAGAGGAGTACGATCCCGAGTACGTCGAGATCATCGACGAATCGCACGATCGAATGGAGCAACTGATCGACGACGTGCTCGCGCTCGCCCGGCAGGGCCACGGTGCGCTCGACCCCGGCCCCGTCTCGCTCGCGAGCGTCGCGCGGGACGCGTGGGCGACCGTCGAGACCGCCGATGCCACGCGTTCGGTCGTCGACGATCCGACGATCGAGGCCGATCGGACGGCGCTCCAGCAGTTGCTCGAGAACCTGTTTCGAAACGCCATCGAACACGGTTCGTCGAACGGGTCGGCGGGGGCGGTGACCGTTCACGTCGGACGCTCCGAGGACGGCGTCTACGTGGCCGATTCCGGGACGGGGTTCGACGCCTCCGTCGATCGCGATCGACTTTTCGAGTCCGGCTACTCGACCGGCACGGAGGGGACCGGACTGGGGCTGGCGATCGCGGCGGAGATCGCCGAGGGACACGGCTGGTCGATTCGGGCGACCGAGAGCGAGTCGGGCGGTGCACGCTTCGACCTCGACGGCGTCACGGTGCTCGATCGATCGGGGACCGGCGAGGACGAGGATGCGGGGCCGATCGAGACCGACCGCGTGAGCGGACCCGCGGCGTGA
- a CDS encoding GNAT family N-acetyltransferase — MELVEAGDEDLGSLVDRWYSLAKAMEAYDELNELAYADVDDVPDDGFRAHLEADEITDYLVVHEDETIGFVTLREGHHPSRQYSQYLRIVNIAIDESHRNQGHGTAVIERVKELARERGCDHLKVSCEWHNEDARRFYRNTDFRPKQVDYAHPLE; from the coding sequence ATGGAACTCGTCGAAGCCGGTGACGAAGACCTCGGCTCGCTCGTTGACCGCTGGTACTCCCTCGCAAAAGCGATGGAAGCGTACGACGAACTGAACGAACTCGCGTATGCGGATGTCGACGACGTGCCAGATGATGGGTTCCGCGCCCATCTCGAGGCTGACGAAATCACTGACTACCTCGTCGTTCACGAGGACGAGACGATCGGCTTCGTCACGCTCCGCGAGGGCCACCACCCGTCCCGGCAGTACTCACAGTACCTTCGCATCGTGAACATCGCGATCGACGAAAGTCACCGGAACCAGGGCCATGGTACAGCGGTCATCGAACGTGTGAAAGAACTAGCTCGCGAGCGAGGTTGCGACCATCTCAAGGTCTCCTGCGAGTGGCACAACGAGGACGCACGCCGGTTCTACCGCAATACGGACTTCCGGCCGAAGCAAGTCGACTACGCACACCCGCTGGAATGA
- a CDS encoding DUF7344 domain-containing protein — protein MRLALTPWAIDDGLDEPAAVLVVAGLGLAVSGVVHGLTAPADPSVATLQVFVSLLVPTGVATGGYWLYASDVPIETRWRVVTWASTGIVVACALGAWLQFSAALGGGAAGDPWSQLTTLAAGGSAVGFVTGVSVGQSSDRAPETEPTPSGTDSTTLDGPTSGGAAAHQSATPHGEHVSPAADATSDADRAVPAHAPTTAKRTLDVLGDDRARVALAIVSAGEGSLSVDDLAVAVAERTGDPVDATAIELRHATLPKLERAHAIEWDRYGNTIALPEHAIFQEGVREVAALLDPFEPGSR, from the coding sequence ATGCGTCTCGCTCTCACGCCCTGGGCGATCGACGACGGACTCGACGAGCCGGCGGCCGTACTCGTCGTCGCGGGTCTGGGCCTCGCCGTCAGCGGCGTCGTCCACGGGCTCACCGCGCCGGCGGATCCGTCGGTCGCCACGCTCCAGGTTTTCGTCTCGCTGCTCGTTCCGACCGGCGTCGCGACCGGCGGCTACTGGTTATACGCTAGCGACGTACCGATCGAGACCCGCTGGCGCGTCGTCACCTGGGCGTCGACCGGGATCGTCGTCGCCTGCGCCCTCGGGGCCTGGCTCCAGTTCTCTGCAGCCCTCGGCGGCGGGGCGGCTGGCGATCCGTGGTCGCAACTCACGACGCTCGCGGCGGGCGGAAGCGCGGTCGGGTTCGTCACCGGCGTCAGCGTCGGCCAGTCCTCCGATCGAGCGCCCGAAACGGAGCCCACGCCGTCCGGAACCGACTCCACAACTCTCGACGGGCCGACCTCCGGGGGAGCGGCCGCGCACCAGTCGGCGACCCCGCACGGCGAGCACGTATCCCCTGCGGCGGACGCGACGTCCGACGCCGATCGCGCGGTTCCAGCCCACGCTCCGACGACGGCGAAACGGACGCTCGACGTTCTCGGGGACGATCGGGCACGCGTCGCCCTCGCGATCGTCTCAGCGGGCGAGGGGTCGCTGTCCGTCGACGACCTCGCAGTCGCGGTCGCCGAGCGCACCGGCGATCCCGTCGACGCGACGGCGATCGAACTCCGACACGCGACGCTTCCCAAACTCGAACGGGCGCACGCGATCGAGTGGGACCGGTACGGGAACACGATCGCGCTCCCGGAGCACGCGATCTTTCAGGAAGGCGTCCGGGAAGTCGCCGCACTGCTCGACCCGTTCGAACCGGGATCCCGGTAG